One Danio aesculapii chromosome 13, fDanAes4.1, whole genome shotgun sequence DNA window includes the following coding sequences:
- the rab1ab gene encoding ras-related protein Rab-1A has translation MNPEYDYLFKLLLIGDSGVGKSCLLLRFADDTYTESYISTIGVDFKIRTIELDGKTIKLQIWDTAGQERFRTITSSYYRGAHGIIVVYDVTDQESFNNVKQWLQEIDRYASENVNKLLVGNKCDLTTKKVVDYTTAKEFADSLGIPFLETSAKNATNVEQAFMTMAAEIKKRMGPGATAGGSEKTMKIESTPVKPASGGCC, from the exons ATGAATCCCGAATA TGACTATTTATTCAAGCTGCTCTTGATTGGTGACTCTGGTGTTGGAAAGTCTTGCCTTCTTCTCAGATTTGCA GATGACACATACACAGAAAGCTACATTAGCACTATCGGTGTGGACTTTAAAATAAGAACTATAGAATTAGACGGAAAGACCATCAAACTTCAGATC TGGGATACAGCAGGGCAGGAGAGGTTTCGCACAATCACATCCAGCTACTACAGAGGAGCACATGGAATTATCGTAGTCTATGATGTTACAGATCAG GAATCTTtcaataatgtaaaacaatggCTACAGGAGATTGATCGCTATGCCAGTGAAAATGTTAACAAGTTATTGGTTGGCAACAAGTGTGacttaacaacaaaaaaagtggTGGACTACACAACGGCAAAG GAATTTGCAGATTCCCTCGGCATTCCTTTCTTGGAAACTAGCGCTAAGAACGCCACAAATGTGGAGCAGGCCTTCATGACCATGGCTGCCGAGATCAAGAAGAGAATGGGCCCTGGAGCCACAGCCGGTGGCTCTGAAAAAACCATGAAGATCGAAAGCACTCCAGTGAAGCCTGCGTCTGGAGGCTGCTGTTGA
- the zgc:153169 gene encoding N(4)-(Beta-N-acetylglucosaminyl)-L-asparaginase codes for MHLCQMAAVGTWSFSRPAVDRMRSLLLAGQNATDVVETAMAEVEDDLDTGRHIVGRGGFPNASGVVECDAAIMEGLPGRFGAVAALRGIPQPCRVARKVMEKSPHSLLVGEGAEAFAQNLGFTSEPNEKMLSDHTTSAYQEFLEKKKPIKGGFDTIGLIALDLSGNITVGVSTSGAPFKLPGRVGDSPLPGCGLYADHTVGAAAATGDGDKIMCYCPSFHVVQLMKQGSSPNEACHAVLADIQRRLGCNQCFEIGLISLNLKGEVGAASSVEFPYTFWNQELDSVKELIINQQKF; via the exons ATGCATTTGTGTCAAATGGCAGCAGTGGGAACATGGTCTTTCTCTCGCCCCGCAGTGGACAGAATGAGAAGTTTGCTGCTAGCTGGACAAAACGCTACAGATGTTGTAGAAACGGCAATGGCAG aagTTGAAGATGACTTAGACACTGGACGACATATTGTTGGCAGAGGAGGATTTCCTAATGCCTCAGGAGTAGTTGAATGTGATGCTGCTATTATGGAAGGTTTGCCAGGGAGATTTGGGGCAGTAGCAGCACTGCGAGG TATCCCACAACCATGTCGTGTAGCTCGCAAAGTAATGGAGAAGAGTCCTCACAGCTTGCTTGTTGGGGAAGGAGCAGAAGCATTTGCTCAGAATCTGGGTTTTACATCAGAGCCCAATGAGAAAATGCTGTCTGATCACACTACCTCTGCTTATCAG GAATTTCTTGAAAAAAAGAAACCGATTAAGGGTGGCTTTGATACAATAG GCCTTATAGCTCTTGATTTAAGTGGTAACATAACAGTAG GAGTTTCCACATCAGGAGCTCCATTCAAATTACCGGGACGGGTGGGAGACTCTCCACTTCCAGGCTGCGGTCTGTATGCTGATCACACA GTGGGTGCTGCAGCAG CTACAGGAGATGGAGACAAAATTATGTGTTACTGTCCAAGCTTTCATGTTGTGCAGCTGATGAAACAA GGCTCATCTCCTAATGAAGCCTGCCATGCTGTGCTCGCCGACATACAGAGGAGACTGGGTTGCAATCAGTGCTTTGAAATTGggcttatttctttaaatttaaag GGAGAAGTCGGAGCTGCGTCCTCAGTTGAATTTCCATACACCTTCTGGAACCAAGAGTTGGATTCAGTGAAGGAGCTGATTATCAATCAACAAAAGTtctga